DNA sequence from the Terriglobia bacterium genome:
GGGCATCTGCGCGTTATAGATTCCGGCTGAATCATCATCGCGGAAGATATGTCCCTGGATCATTCCGTGGCGTCCCGGCAGCAGAAGCGTGGGCACCGTGAAAAATCTGTGCTGGAGAGATATGCTGAACAGCGGATGCGTCGACGTCACGCCGTTGTTCGTGGTTTGCACCATGGCGGCGGAACCCACAATGTCATTCGTCGACTTCAGCCGCTGCGAGTAACTGAGCGTCGCGGTCTTCAGGATGAAGTGTCCCTGCAACAGCTCCGTATCGCTGTCGAAATAACTCAAGTCAATCTTGCGGCGGTTCTGGCTGTGTGACATCCAGCTCACCGCCGCGTTCAGGTCATTGCGTGACGGCGCCAAATTTACGACAAAAGCATTGGTGAACCCCAGCAATTGCAGGATCGCGGTATTCTGCAGCAGGCTGGCAAGCTGCTCTGGCGTGGACGCAACAATTCCCGCGCGGTCCAGAGCGTCCTGCAGCCCCGGCACTTCTGAAAAGATGGCGGCCAGCGTGGGCACCTGAACGTCATGCCGGTAAAAGCCGCTCATCTGGAATTGCCCGGCAGAAGCGCGCGCATTCACCGCATAATCATTGCCTCCACCTCCACCCTCGATATTTACCGTTCGCTGGTACTCAAAGCCCGTTCCAAAATGCCGCGTTGAATAATCCACGCCCGCGGGGAGGTTCACCGTGGTTACGGCTGGCCCAATGGGAATCTTGGATTGAAACGTTGCGTATCCGCCGCCCCCATTGACGGAGAAATGCTGGTTCAGCTTGTAGTTCAGCAAGCCGCTGCTGGTGAACGTATTCTGGCTGAGCGTGAGCAGGTTGTAATTCGATTGGTTCAGGTCAAGGCTGGCGTAGAGTCGTTCCGTCAGCTTGCGGCTGGCATTTAAATCGGCAAACGTTCCGTGCTGATTGTTCACCGCCAGTGAAGCGAAATTGCGCGACTGTATGTGAAAGTTTCCCAGCAGATGGTTGCGCTTATCGTCATAGGTGGCCCGCGTAGCAAATCCGATCCCGTGGCTCATGCCCAGTTCAGCCAGAAAATTTCCCTTGTCGCTGAGCTTGCGCCGGTAAACCACGGAGCCAACCGCGCCATTGCTGGCAAAGTCGCGCTGACTTTCAGGATTTTGAAAATAGTAAGCGTTGGCCTCCAGCGAATTGACGTCATCAATATGAAACACCCTGGTCACGCCCGCTGTGTATTCGCGATCGGTCGAGAGAAAAAGCCCTTGAAACGTGGCGATGGAGGTAAAGCCGCCGTGAAATTCCCACGGCCCTTGGCGCATGTGAAAGCCGCGCACCAGAAAGCCATCGAGCGTGAGCGGAGAATTCAGCACGTTCTTGTCAATAAAAGTTATGTCCCTGTCAGGCCGGCTGATCTGGTAAGCCAAAAAAGGGAAGCCAATGGCCGAGGTCGATCCCGAAGACGAAAACAGGTTGGCGTTGATGACCTGCATTCGCGTGAAAGATTTTCCCTGCGTCCGCTTCATCTCAATCGAGTTTGTAATCTGGCTGGGATCTGAGTTGTAGCGAAACTCATACGTGCCGCTCTCGCCGGTGCCCTGGCGCTCCGGCGGTTCAAATCCCGGAGGCAGTATGGGAAGCGGAACAGGCACGGTCACCGCCAATGTCTGCGCTCCGGCAGAAGTCACGACAACAATGTTGGTGGAACCCGGCGCTTTGCCCACAATTTCGAGCACACCGTTTGAAGCCATGGCGTCTGCAATGCTTGGATCCAGCGAGTAAGCTGCAGTTGCGCCGGCCACGGAAAGCTGCAAGGTCTTCTGGTAGGCCACAGAAAGCGGAGTTTGTCCCTGTGCCGCCAGACAGCAGGCGATCGCCAACAGGACAAGGCTCCAGCAGCGTCTCATTTCTTAGGTATTTCGAAGGCCGCTTCCGTAGTTTGCGTCTTGCCTTCAAACTGGAACGAGCACAGCGCGCGATAATTTCCTGGAGGCAGCTCTCCCGGATACTCGGCGGAAAATTCCAGGCGCTCGCCCGGCAGCAGACGTTGCGGATCAAAAATCGCCTTGCCCACCAGCGCGCCGCTGGAGTTCAACACCGCTGCCGCGCCTTCCGGCAACACCGGCTCGGTGCCTGAATTGGTCATCCACTGCGCGATCTTCATGTTTGCCGTTTCGCTCGCCGGGATCACGCGCACCGGCTCAGGCCTTAGCTTTACGTTGTCCGTGAGATTGAAGGTGATCAGCGCGCCCAAGGACGCCGTCATGCCTACGGCTCCCGAAGAAGTCGGTAGCTTGTCCGTGCCGCGAAACATTGCCACCACGGCGCGAATATTCGTCTCTGCCGGCAATGTAACGCGCACATCCACTGACGCGGAAGAAAAAGGTTTTACCAGCACAGTTTTTTGCGTGAACACCGCGGAGGCGGCAATGCTGTTCGGCGTTTCACCCGCAGTAACAAAAACTCGCTTGCCGTCTTTCACCACAACGTCTTCCGCCACCATTTCAAAAGCAAAGTCGCGCGCGGTTTGATTGGTGAGCGTGAGCGTCTGGGAGAGCGTCTGGCTGAAACTGCCTTTGGCCATCACCACGGCGGGAGTGAGTGAGATGGAAGGCTTGTCTGTTGGCTGGACAGGCGCCGTCGGCGCAGCAGGATTTTGCGAAGAAGTGGCAGGGGCGGTCTGTGCGGTCAGCAGGGAGACCGAGAAACAGAGTAAAGCCATCGAGAGGAAAAGGCACGCAGGCGAGGGCGCCTGCGGTCCACAATTCTTTAAAACATTCGGCTCGATACGTGATATCTGTGACATAGAAGTTCGAGAAAATCTAATTCGGAATGACCTGGAAAATAATTGCATTGTTCAGTTGAGAATTCTTCTCGGTCAGAGATGTGGGCACTTCGATCTCCAGGCGATGCATCATGGTGGTCCCCATTCTTGCCTGGCCCTGCAGCAATTGGGGAACGGTTTGCAGCGTGATCCCGTCAAGCCGGAATGTGTATGCCGGATCGGGGATAGTAAGCGCGGCCAGCACGGCCGCGGTGGTTGCGGTTTGTGATCCGGCCTGGATACTGATGCCGAACCGCGTAGAAACAACAAAGCGTCCAGGCAATTTCTGCATCTGGACGTTGGCGGTCTGGGCGCCGCTGGCAAGTGAGACTGTGCCCAGATTTAAATTGCGCTGGCCGGAGGTCCCGCCGGTCAAGGCGGCGCCATCCGGCGCGCTTACAAAACTCACTGAGATTGCCCCTTCACTTGCAGACTTCATGGAAACGGCGCTGGAGGTGCGTTTAACCGTGCTCTTGTGTTGTGCCCACCCGTCGGTCATGAGGGAGGAACCGAACAGCAATAACGGCAGGACATAACGCAGCCCGATTTCGCACCTCCCGCCCAGCTCTAATCCATCTGTCTATCCCAGTCTTTCCGCACAGCAAATCCCATTAAACCCTTAATTGGCGGTTGCAACGTAATTAATGGTGTTGCTGATTAGGGTTCCGCTGGCCGTGGTGAAAGGTACAGTGATGGCCACCGGGAAATTGCTGTTCGAGCCATAAGTGCCGGTCGCGGTGATTGGGGCGGCGGCAGCATTCGTTACTCCGATTCCGCCAACCGTCCAGGTGTTAACTGCGTCAGCCGAACCCAGTTGCGCCGTCAGGCTATAGTTCGCGCTGGTGGAATTGGTTTTTGTTACCAGCACGTCAACCGCGGAGCTTACGGTGAAGTTGGTCGCTGTGGTGCTGCGGACGATGCCTGCTGAAATTGCGCCAAAGGCTGACACGTTGCCAAATGCCAGGGTCGCGGCGTTTGTTCCCGCGCCGCTGGAAAGGGCCAGGCCTGAAGCGTCAGAGTTGAAAACCAGGTTGATGCTGCCCGTTACAGTGGCAGTCACAGTGAGTGTGCCACTGGCGGTTGTTTGTGCAACGGCCGCTGAAGAAATCATCATCAGCGCCGCAAAGATGGTTAAGAGCGTTACTTTTTTCATTGTCGTTCCTCTCCTCATTTCGAATTCAAAAAGTTCGTTACTTCAAAAAAGTCATACTGTGAAAAACTCAGTTAGCTGTAGCCGTAAAATTAATCGTCGTCGTAATCGGCGTATTCACCGCCGGACCGCCTGCTCCCGGCGCTGCAGTCAAAATCACCAAATCCAGGTTGTGCGCGATGTCAGTGTTGTAAGCGCCATTCACCTGGATCGTCTGCAATGCCGTTGTCAGCGTGATGGCATCCACTTTGTAATTGAGCCCGGTGGGCGCGGCTGCGGCAAGGTTCGCCGTGAGTGTATATGTGGTGCTGGTCAAGCCGCCCTGGATCACCTGAACATCAAAAATCGTCCGTACGGTAAAGTTCGCTGCTGTAACGCTGGGCCGGGTTACGCCCGCGGCAAGCGGACCAAACGCTGAGACTGTGCCGAAGTTCGCTGTGGCGGCACTGGTGCCGGCCGCGCCCAGCGTAACGCCCGCCGGATCAGTATCAAACTGGATCGAGATGCCATTCTTGTTGACCAGCGTGCCATTGATCACGCCTGTGGCCGTTGTCTGCGCCGCCAGTGAAGCGCCGCACATCAGCAGGGCCGCCAGAGCCGCGCCGCGCATGATCGAAATGTATTTCTTTAGCATGGTCAAAACCTAGTTCGCCGTAGCCAGAAACGTAATTGTTTCCTGCAATACCTGCGCCGCCACCGTGTTCTTTACCTGCACCTGCAAAGTCTTGGTGATCCGTGCGCCAAAGGCGTCGGCGGCATCGAGCGCGGTAAATCCTGTATTAGTCAACGTCACGTTATTCAGCAGCCACTTCACGTTCGCCGGCGGAGGCGTGGAAATCTCCGCCGCCAGCCGGTAATTCGGGCTGCTGGAATTTGCCTTGGTCACGATCACGTCAAACGCGCTGCTCACCTGATAATCCGCGGCGGTCAAATGCGTGTAATTCACGCAGGCCGACGTATGAAAATTTCCCGGGAAAGCTGCCGTACCCAGATCCAGGCCAACATTGTTCGTTCCTGCATTGGTCAGTGGACAGAAGCCCGTTGTTCCTACAGACGGATTATTTTGGAAAACCAGAGTGATTGACGATTGCACGCTCATGGTAATGGTGAGCTGTCCGGAGCTGGTTTGCGCCGCCGCACTTGAAGCTAGCAGGCATAGCAGGCCGCCCATCATGAGCAGGGCTTTCATTCCGCCGAATTTGAAGTTGCAGCTCATCGTCAGTTAGTCAAAAACGTTAGTCAGTCGAAGCGTTCTGGCAGGAGGGTCTTTACCGGAAGTACATTCGACCTCCTGCCTGGGTACATTGGTCTTTCGTGTTGGCAGAAGTGTAAGCGGAACCCGAAAATTGGCAAACGGTACTTCAGTCACCATCGGGAACCGGGCAAAAACACGTGCGTTTGGGCAATTTTCCTGAGCTTGTGGCAATCGTATCCCGGCTTCAGCAGATGTAAATAAGGTGTTTCCTTACAATGTGCCGGAATAGTAATGGGAGCGGTGGTTTGGGGTGGTTACAGTCAGTGTTTATCCGGGGCTTTTTCTTGATCTTCTTTTTCCGCCGCTTCAGCTTTCTTTTTTCTTACCTCGGCTGCCCGGGCGGCCCATTCATCGGATTGCTTGATGTCCGCTTTGAAGTTCTTTTTGCTTCCGCACTCCAGGTCCGCGCGCAAACGATAGAACTGGTTCATATACGTCATGGCATCGAGGTAATCTTTGCGTAGGGAAATGGCCTTGTTCAGCATCGATATTCCGATATCCACCACGGCCAGCGCTTTCGTCCGCACATCCGGGCAGTAGTCGGACAATATCAGCGAATAGTCTGATTCAGCGTCCAGTTTTGCCTTTTCCGCCGTAATCTCGCTGTTGGCCATTGACCAGTTCGCCACTGCCGCCGCATATAACAAGTCAGGATCAGCGGGATTCAGCGCGATGGCCTTGGCATAGGTTTCTCTTGCTTCGTCAAAGAGGTTCAACTGCAGTTTCAGGTAGGCCACGCCTTTAAGGGACTCAACGTCAGAAGGATTGCTGCGCAATATTTCGGAATACTGTTCCAGCGCCTTTGTCGCCAGGACAACATTTTCCGGGGTATCCACTCCGGGCTGAAACACCTGTAAATAGGTTGCTGCCAGATACATCCTCGCCACTGCAAGGTCCGGATCATTCGCTACCGCCTGCTCAAAGTGCGCGATCGCATCTTCGTAGTGCGCCTGCCGAAATGCCTGCACGCCTTCATCTACTTCGTTGCGGGCGGCAGCTTTCGCTTCGTCCTGTGCCACGCCCGCGATGGCCAGGCAGACCAGCAAACCACATGTAAAGAAAAATCTGTAAATCATAGGCCGTGTTTCAATCCTAGCTTAACTGCTGCCGCTTCCAATCGGGGAAACACTTGTGTTTCAAAGAATCGCAATTGGGACCCAATTCATGAAGCCCAGCAGGGCGCATACGACAATCGGAGTTCGTGCCGCGCCCTTTCCAGCGATCGCTCCAGCCAGGGCCAGCAAAACCAGATAGCCTGCAAAATCTCCTAGAATGTCTTTGGATCTCCAAATGAGCGGGGTTCCCCCAGCGACGACTCGGCATGAAAGCCAAACGTAGTACATAGCTGCGTTCGCGGAGGCGGCCACAAGCCCAGTCATCGCGAAGCCTCTGCGCCAACCGTTGGCCAGCGAACGGTTCCTGCGTGACCAAAGCCACCAGGCCAAACCAGCAGATAGCGGTGTGCCTATCAGCGATAACCAGATTATGAAGTAGATCGAGCTCATAATTTTTTCCCTCGGAGTTCCTTAATGCGGCCACTCTTACGGCGCAATTGTTTCCACCAGCTCCAGAACCGTCTTTCGCACCGGCTTCATCAGCGGCAACCCGGAGAGCCGCAGCAAAGTCACCAGCAGTCCCAAACTCTTTTCCATGAGTTTTTGCGTGCGTTGCTGGCTTTCTGAACGGTCATACAGCCAGAACAGGATCAGCCCCATCTGGTAGAGCCACAGCAAGTAGGGAAGTTGCGGCTTCAGGTCGGCGGGGACCTTTACCTCGCTGCCCTCCAGCGCAATTCGCAGGTGCTCAATGGCGCGTTGCCGGATCGGCTCCGTCTCATTGCTGAAAGGTGAGAGCGGGTCCTGGCTGTCCGGCGCGTGGCGGAAAAGCGCATCGCAAAACTTGCGATTCGGGGCCAGCAGCTCAAAGCGTTTCTCCATCACGCGGCGGAGCCGCTCTTTCAATTTCTTCTCCCCGGCAAGGGCCTGCAGGATTTCCTCATGGCTGCCTTCCTGCATCTCCTGATAAAAAGCCAGCACAATGGCTTCCTTGGACGAGAAGTAATAATAAGCGCCACCCAGCGCCACTCCGGCTTTGGCCGCGATGTCACGCATGGTGGTCTGTTCAAAACCTTTTTCGCGGAAAAGGTCCATCGCGGCTTCATAAATCCGCCGGCGAGTGTCTTCCGCGCGCGGCGTAGGTCGTGTTTTCATGGCGGGCACATTCATCTTAGATAATCCGATACTGTTCCATCTGGCACGGCACACGGCGTCAGCGGAACTTTTTTAAGTTCGCCCGCTATCTCCTCCTCTGGCCGATCATTGCTCAGCCAGCGGGAAATAGCGTGGCGGTTTTTGGAAATCATCTCAAAGGCCTGCCGCGCAAATGGCGCAATCATCGGATGCGCCAGCCGGCAAGCCCACTCGCGATAGTCCTCCAGCGCATACAGCGCCATGATCCACGCGGAATTATTCAGGTAAACCTCGCCTGAATCGCTGATCACCGCCAAGTCGTTGCCTGACGCTATCTTCTCCAGTTCAGGAAACATCGCGCGGGCTTTTTCAGAGCCAGCCGGGACCATGCACAGTCCCAGCCATGTACGCTGCACCAGCAGCCAGTCTTTCAGCCGCTCGCACAGTTCGCATTTCGGATCATATAGTACGTAGAGCTTTTCCATCACTCACCTCGCGTTTCGGTAGTCGTACGGACTGTTCAGTGATTCATCGCTTCGCGATGACGTCTGCCTAAAGGCCCGCGATTCGCGAGCGAATCGCTAGACGCTGATACCAGAAGTGGTTCAGTTTTTAAACTGAACCACTTACTACCGCGGCACCGCCACTTTAAGCACTGCGTCCGGCGCCACCGGAGGACGCCGCGGGCCATTGTGCTGTCCATGCGCGCGTATGCGGGAAAACACAAACAGGTTGAAGAAGTGCATTCCGCCCAGGACCAGCAGGATAAAGCCGAGCTTATCGCTCAACATCTCAATGGCGGCGCGCGAGCTGGTGACCGTGGCATTGCTCTTCAGGGCAAGCGTTACAAATCCGATATTGATCAGGTAGAAGCCCACCACCAGCAGGTGGTTCACGGATGCAGCCAGCTCAGCATTGCCCTGGAATGCATCCACCAGGAAAATGGCGCCTCGCTTATGCAGTGTGCGTGCCACCCAGACGGTCAGGGCGACGCTGATCAAAAGGTAAACCAGATAACTCACCACGATGGTCGTATCGTTGTTGTACATATCTCTGCTCCTCCGAATGTATTTGAACGTGTTCAAATACAGCGTAGCCCTGATGTGAGGCGCCGTCAAGAGAAATTTTGAACATGTTCATGTTACTGAAAACAATTGGTTAGAGCGCTTTCTGAGTTGCTGTATCCCACTACACACGTCGTGGTCAGCGATCCATCTCACCCCGCGACGCGCTATCCTGAGGTGAGCCACGCGAACTGCAAAGTTTTCGACAAGGTTTTCGCGAACCGAAGGATCGGCTCCGCTGCACCGTAGGGCTATCCCAAGACTTGCTTTGATGATCGGCTGCCCTGAAGAGCAGCGGAGCAGACCCTTCGCCTTTGCACTCTAAGCATCGAAGGCAAACAGGAGCAATGCCGGCTCGGCTCAGGGTGGCGTCTCGTGAAGGTAGAAGATTGATCGCCCGGTGAAGCTTCAGATGATCGATCACGTGAAAGCAAACCGATATAGGTTCGGTTGCGATCCGGAGCGGTGGCAGGGATGAAATTAGAGAGCGATCAGATAAAGATAGTGCGGCCTGGTGATTGGCTATCCCTTCAAAT
Encoded proteins:
- a CDS encoding carboxypeptidase regulatory-like domain-containing protein; this encodes MRRCWSLVLLAIACCLAAQGQTPLSVAYQKTLQLSVAGATAAYSLDPSIADAMASNGVLEIVGKAPGSTNIVVVTSAGAQTLAVTVPVPLPILPPGFEPPERQGTGESGTYEFRYNSDPSQITNSIEMKRTQGKSFTRMQVINANLFSSSGSTSAIGFPFLAYQISRPDRDITFIDKNVLNSPLTLDGFLVRGFHMRQGPWEFHGGFTSIATFQGLFLSTDREYTAGVTRVFHIDDVNSLEANAYYFQNPESQRDFASNGAVGSVVYRRKLSDKGNFLAELGMSHGIGFATRATYDDKRNHLLGNFHIQSRNFASLAVNNQHGTFADLNASRKLTERLYASLDLNQSNYNLLTLSQNTFTSSGLLNYKLNQHFSVNGGGGYATFQSKIPIGPAVTTVNLPAGVDYSTRHFGTGFEYQRTVNIEGGGGGNDYAVNARASAGQFQMSGFYRHDVQVPTLAAIFSEVPGLQDALDRAGIVASTPEQLASLLQNTAILQLLGFTNAFVVNLAPSRNDLNAAVSWMSHSQNRRKIDLSYFDSDTELLQGHFILKTATLSYSQRLKSTNDIVGSAAMVQTTNNGVTSTHPLFSISLQHRFFTVPTLLLPGRHGMIQGHIFRDDDSAGIYNAQMPAIGGVEVRLDEDRVTRTDPSGYYAFHHVPFGVHRVEAKLQSDEPFFYTTDSPATVDMNATADFGINFAKGQIFGFLLNDAGTGINGITVELKGEKFTRRVQTGVNGKFAFTGLVPGNYSVATLADSYPPGYALQDLAAQSVAVESGKPASTQFTVKALRSIAGRVLIYDKTTLQTVPLAGAVVRLKEVSLETKTGATGAYIFRNLAAGTYTVAIESDGKEITRTVVVPADPASIRDVDLNAGTKEAPAQK
- a CDS encoding tetratricopeptide repeat protein; amino-acid sequence: MIYRFFFTCGLLVCLAIAGVAQDEAKAAARNEVDEGVQAFRQAHYEDAIAHFEQAVANDPDLAVARMYLAATYLQVFQPGVDTPENVVLATKALEQYSEILRSNPSDVESLKGVAYLKLQLNLFDEARETYAKAIALNPADPDLLYAAAVANWSMANSEITAEKAKLDAESDYSLILSDYCPDVRTKALAVVDIGISMLNKAISLRKDYLDAMTYMNQFYRLRADLECGSKKNFKADIKQSDEWAARAAEVRKKKAEAAEKEDQEKAPDKH
- a CDS encoding TetR/AcrR family transcriptional regulator, which codes for MNVPAMKTRPTPRAEDTRRRIYEAAMDLFREKGFEQTTMRDIAAKAGVALGGAYYYFSSKEAIVLAFYQEMQEGSHEEILQALAGEKKLKERLRRVMEKRFELLAPNRKFCDALFRHAPDSQDPLSPFSNETEPIRQRAIEHLRIALEGSEVKVPADLKPQLPYLLWLYQMGLILFWLYDRSESQQRTQKLMEKSLGLLVTLLRLSGLPLMKPVRKTVLELVETIAP
- a CDS encoding DCC1-like thiol-disulfide oxidoreductase family protein, producing the protein MEKLYVLYDPKCELCERLKDWLLVQRTWLGLCMVPAGSEKARAMFPELEKIASGNDLAVISDSGEVYLNNSAWIMALYALEDYREWACRLAHPMIAPFARQAFEMISKNRHAISRWLSNDRPEEEIAGELKKVPLTPCAVPDGTVSDYLR